One Etheostoma cragini isolate CJK2018 chromosome 6, CSU_Ecrag_1.0, whole genome shotgun sequence DNA window includes the following coding sequences:
- the LOC117946885 gene encoding uncharacterized protein LOC117946885 isoform X1: MQSVTQSNCGPSPVTTATTEQPMDTETTDPPKLSEPDAQGKETDPAGTAAVVSPQENGTGLLTTETPARMAVKQAVENEPAAQPLTEPSVDAAGMETSSASKSSAPREPVPDTNPNPGCGEQKAKKQNTGIRDGRKYVPSKKAMIDPLKMDMSKPLAMPLTSSQLSLQCIECHIIFSDHKSKERHLKLSHPAEYEQCILRNALFACYVCDRHFTNSTELMIHQKAHTEKKPFKCPICGQAFNKSSELTRHKKIHFGLDGYACTDCGKPCKTMTLLKYHCRTHTGERPYVCKECGKRFTMPKALQKHMVAHLPEGAEGDGEDTTAKAPLETDNGASTIKYPCLVCKSTFKSTKTRLNHMKTKHSVYPVAASESLPAGQQVKQNTPIITPISFCQPSLLQMEPNGPLQKVDANIDTEQIRRLIESLGNVQKVNQVVILGQVPPHAQPLEVQQIPQLIETGNFNLNPPQIDPESKIVELDPSTNTCYSMEQTIILEPITPDEQLDNPSFSELGSHIASVENMELTFNQTQHTEGPEGEVMHQILQQPDVSAIQSDAMDQTFCQNEVEENLEQTVILELIPTVELEQSQTVPQNDILSSLVPTTDLEKTADQTVLDEQETSLSAPPRMTPVEVELTSLQTEQQGLPSCPFVKPDTLTQTPSESKTNLKEKDDSQIQTVSLDQGHPVMDGAAPQETQEQAQEPSEKLLVDSKEGQEQGENLSEVEVPPAKEEVPSHLGTEQVPQMSELPINVMSAQELVKVRKRKPSRAFIFQGYMQELVGSIYEDDLQIDTTPTKRKRTKKSHLVVKFGPQSKEKKNKKQKKPSQQCQPTQKEGIRGQTQTTNLSEKKVPSQKKGRKGIRDKKAGHLVTMAKIKSPSSTQDPQVQQMKEGTRKKKLKKQNQGATEGVTHISEHKTVASPVFKKKKQTKLIRKDQPKNAKDGKQKKNLAKNLAQEENANTKTSTASADMPGPHITQDALLLLKGHKQPQLKVYKLDPSKAPGQGHEASPHEAQTMSQQRKSNKCKHSTIETTNSFTTEGKKKGGRPNKNQKVPSLLSSLQASRQAPETLPTKPKTTRKRKASTKVETEGVITSHSKRALECKECGQRFSEVSSLQKHKAAVHVVESPGLTYTNGNIFEGVSGLDLYQLPKQHCKVVGVMHAATDWDTEPEMAEIALEERERSVSFPALIPSPSLPVPPSDAEVSAYENKTRSKTGANDQSHTSPEVSLPSEQLKTCEAPPNFTSECPLSTSTQTKSSDTGEPLASDEEKQEEGTLRNSSSESEVQGTTHEDIKEDLLLEVDLVTVGEQNERDEPTSHEATFSQKESNGTCNSESGSTDILPGQISNETTTGKSLTSQTVSCSTHQVDIKEEEEEMLVQKNKGERGSSLRNGGKRRATGHLKEDPISKRVSVGNTIEGTESEKEKDDEKRPISSDSEMNDEGEACTKTSQTETSPETNTATAPATPLPSMPSTLEESSEEQVVFELESLTTRVEEAMNVRGLQGGEEHDRDADQSPVIILEKFPASRQTATADKEPCLMTLMNNHSQGLDHISENEAPGSQEIKVEENMSEPPLVAPTCKNRQSSSVQPQHHRDIRTVLVKEESSLVLNEAQDTQASRHIRWNVEPVNIENTSSPLMENVETTRKEGCVTPEFYTSQCIFYPVKEEEREVLLGAVQTNSGDLITGTPSDAQQTKHQAADGNLNEGSPSALDYQEMRVRGLLSEPGVSDFADGQAEADAEWQHPQELQDFLLQSSDEEDVGGFELSDPQLDSEAEVMAYFYKNQKNSAWQPVEMSENLPTSTSQLQTPREGNREPIDYFAKYFGWDTWVEIAHCTNKLSTMPKPFTAREVACFVGIHIAMGTLKFPSPRLYWEDLTKVPLISDAMPFSRFLELSRMLKLASPVKDPVNSNVQEGRHDSDFQNAQQGKTLSSRQSEVCQRSDGQRRGDTPTDLNSSKTETDPLWKAQPLLSRFKAGCQSLRREGDYAVDQYPLPLTGKINNKKLSLNCTTLIGFGGLLLHVDLKLGLPGKEDAVEKMVPKGSMVFLCKQELSTPAMLDRLLVAGVHGAGRVGGARGQIGDEFVSSDGKLMLRRSHCGFILSTAGNGQRDMASLIDNFEMAQMSAHLNRDLLNLYSIPLTASAPSCWPQAVLWYLTDLALVNSWLLHRQEHAAASAPLTLMAFRLEVSKSLILSSGSDTQDSVSSQPPKDTAHATNETPNPSLVEESPLPDADTRYDGSGHWPEQLGEGEGGRCRFGDCQRTSRVLCLKCCVFLCISRNHNCFLNFHNQGSLGKE; encoded by the exons ATGCAGAGTGTGACCCAGTCGAACTGCGGGCCAAGCCCTGTGACCACAGCAACCACAGAGCAACCAATGGACACAGAGACCACAGATCCGCCAAAACTGAGTGAACCAGATGCACAAGGAAAGGAGACTGATCCTGCTGGGACTGCAGCAGTAGTCTCGCCACAGGAAAATGGGACAGGGTTGCTGACAACAGAAACACCGGCACGTATGGCAGTAAAACAAGCAGTGGAGAATGAGCCTGCAGCTCAGCCACTAACAGAGCCCTCAGTTGACGCTGCAGGGATGGAGACAAGCTCTGCTTCGAAATCAAGTGCCCCTAGAGAACCGGTACCTGACACAAATCCAAATCCTGGGTGTGGTGAGCAAAAGGCAAAGAAACAGAATACAGGTATCCGTGATGGTAGGAAATATGTTCCTTCCAAGAAGGCCATGATAGATCCCCTGAAGATGGACATGTCCAAACCACTGGCTATGCCTCTCACAT CGTCTCAGCTCTCCCTGCAGTGCATCGAGTGTCACATCATCTTCAGTGATCACAAGAGCAAAGAGCGTCACCTGAAGTTGAGCCACCCAGCCGAATATGAACAGTGCATTCTTAGGAACGCCCTCTTCGCCTGTTACGTTTGTGACCGCCACTTCACAAACTCTACAGAGCTCATGATCCACCAGAAAgcccacacagagaaaaaaccCTTCAAGTGTCCGATATGTGGCCAGGCCTTCAACAAGTCATCAGAGCTCACCCGTcataaaaaaattcattttGGCCTGGACGGTTATGCCTGTACTGACTGTGGCAAACCTTGCAAAACGATGACATTGCTGAAGTATCATTGCCGCACACACACTGGAGAGAGGCCGTATGTTTGCAAGGAGTGTGGAAAGAGGTTCACTATGCCCAAAGCTCTGCAGAAACATATGGTGGCACACTTGCCAGAGGGAGCTGAAGGAGACGGGGAAGACACCACAGCTAAAGCACCACTCGAGACAGATAATG GTGCCTCTACAATAAAGTACCCTTGTTTGGTGTGCAAGTCCACTTTCAAGAGTACCAAGACACGTCTAAATCACATGAAAACTAAGCACAGTGTGTATCCTGTTGCAGCCAGTGAGAGCCTCCCAGCTGGGCAGCAAGTGAAACAAAATACCCCCATTATTACTCCAATATCTTTTTGCCAACCATCTTTACTACAGATGGAGCCCAATGGACCTCTGCAAAAGGTTGATGCTAATATTGACACAGAACAGATTCGCAGACTCATTGAATCTTTGGGAAATGTGCAGAAAGTGAACCAAGTTGTCATACTAGGCCAGGTGCCACCTCATGCCCAACCACTGGAAGTGCAGCAGATACCACAACTGATAGAAACAGGGAATTTTAATCTCAATCCACCACAGATAGATCCGGAATCTAAAATAGTTGAATTGGACCCTTCCACTAACACATGTTATTCAATGGAGCAAACAATTATACTGGAACCTATTACGCCAGATGAACAGCTGGACAACCCCTCTTTCTCAGAACTAGGTTCCCACATTGCTTCAGTTGAAAATATGGAGCTAACATTCAATCAGACTCAACATACAGAGGGGCCGGAGGGAGAGGTCATGCATCAGATCCTTCAACAGCCTGATGTTAGTGCTATTCAATCTGATGCTATGGATCAAACTTTTTGTCAGAATGAGGTAGAGGAAAACCTTGAGCAAACAGTCATATTAGAACTTATACCAACTGTGGAGCTTGAACAATCCCAAACTGTCCCACAAAATGACATTCTGTCCTCTCTGGTACCAACCACTGACCTTGAGAAGACTGCGGATCAGACTGTGTTAGATGAGCAGGAGACCAGCCTGTCAGCCCCACCACGTATGACTCCAGTTGAGGTGGAACTGACATCTTTACAAACCGAGCAACAGGGCCTTCCTTCTTGCCCTTTTGTTAAACcagacacacttacacaaactCCAAGTGAATCTAAAACTAATCTCAAAGAAAAGGATGATTCACAAATTCAAACAGTAAGTCTAGATCAAGGCCACCCAGTGATGGATGGAGCTGCACCACAAGAGACACAGGAACAAGCTCAAGAGCCATCTGAGAAATTGCTGGTAGATAGCAAGGAGGGTCAGGAGCAGGGGGAGAACCTGTCTGAAGTGGAGGTTCCACCTGCAAAAGAAGAGGTTCCATCACACTTAGGGACCGAGCAGGTGCCACAGATGTCAGAGTTACCCATAAATGTAATGTCAGCTCAAGAACTGGTGAAAGTGCGGAAAAGAAAGCCTAGCAGGGCATTTATATTTCAAGGATATATGCAAGAACTGGTTGGTTCCATATACGAGGATGATTTACAAATTGATACCACACCTACCAAAcggaaaagaacaaaaaagtcTCACCTCGTTGTTAAATTTGGGCCACAaagcaaagagaagaaaaacaagaaacagaagaagCCATCACAGCAGTGTCAGCCAACACAGAAAGAAGGGATAAGaggtcaaacacaaacaacaaatctcTCAGAGAAAAAGGTACCATCacagaagaaaggaagaaagggaaTAAGGGACAAGAAAGCAGGACATTTGGTCACTATGGCTAAAATAAAATCACCTTCATCCACCCAGGACCCACAAGTGCAACAAATGAAAGAGggcacaaggaaaaaaaaattgaaaaaacaaaatcaagggGCCACGGAGGGTGTGACACATATAAGTGAGCACAAAACTGTAGCCTCAcctgtatttaaaaagaaaaaacaaactaaactaatcCGAAAAGACCAGCCCAAGAATGCAAAGGATgggaagcaaaagaaaaacctgGCAAAAAACCTGGCACAAGAGGAAAATGCCAATACAAAAACAAGCACAGCTTCGGCAGACATGCCTGGACCACACATAACGCAAGACGCTCTACTTCTACTGAAAGGTCATAAACAGCCTCAACTGAAAGTTTACAAGTTAGACCCTTCAAAGGCACCAGGCCAGGGACATGAGGCGTCTCCTCATGAGGCCCAAACAATGTCGCAAcagaggaaaagcaacaaatgcaAACATTCAACAATTGAGACTACAAATAGTTTCACCACAGAAGGtaagaaaaaaggaggaagacCCAATAAGAACCAAAAAGTTCCTTCATTGTTGTCCTCGCTACAGGCTTCCCGTCAAGCACCTGAGACGCTGCCCACCAAGCCAAAGACGACCAGGAAACGTAAAGCCTCCACAAAAGTTGAGACTGAAGGAGTGATAACTTCTCATTCCAAGCGTGCCTTAGAGTGTAAGGAATGTGGGCAAAGATTTAGCGAAGTCTCATCCCTTCAAAAGCACAAGGCAGCGGTGCATGTTGTAGAGAGTCCCGGTCTCACTTACACCAATGGGAACATCTTTGAAGGCGTCTCCGGGTTGGATCTTTATCAGCTTCCAAAACAGCACTGTAAGGTTGTTGGAGTGATGCATGCTGCTACAGACTGGGATACTGAGCCGGAGATGGCAGAGATTGCAttagaggagagagagcgaaGTGTCTCTTTTCCAGCTTTGATTCCATCTCCATCTTTACCTGTTCCTCCTTCAGATGCTGAAGTGAGTGCTTATGAAAATAAGACTAGAAGTAAAACAGGAGCAAATGATCAATCTCATACCTCTCCAGAAGTTAGCTTACCATCTGAGCAACTCAAAACCTGTGAGGCCCCTCCAAACTTCACATCTGAATGTCCTTTAAGTACCTCTACTCAGACAAAGAGTTCGGACACTGGAGAGCCTTTGGCATCAGATGAGGAAAAGCAAGAAGAAGGTACATTAAGAAATTCCAGTTCAGAATCTGAAGTCCAAGGTACCACACATGAAGACATTAAGGAGGATTTACTTCTCGAGGTGGACTTAGTCACTGTTGGGGAGCAGAATGAAAGGGATGAACCAACCTCTCATGAAGCCACTTTTTCCCAAAAGGAATCCAATGGAACATGCAATTCTGAGAGCGGAAGCACTGACATACTTCCTGGGCAAATTAGCAATGAAACAACAACTGGAAAAAGTCTAACTTCACAGACTGTGTCATGCTCCACTCATCAAGTGGATatcaaagaagaggaggaagaaatgTTAGTCCAGAAGAATAAAGGAGAAAGGGGATCTTCTCTGAGGAATGGTGGTAAGAGACGAGCAACAGGACATCTAAAAGAGGACCCAATATCAAAGAGAGTTTCAGTTGGAAATACGATTGAAGGAACAGAATCAGAGAAGGAAAAGGATGACGAGAAACGCCCCATCAGCTCTGATTCCGAAATGAATGACGAAGGCGAGGCCTGCACAAAGACTTCACAGACAGAGACCAGTCCTGAGACCAACACAGCTACTGCTCCTGCCACACCTTTGCCTTCCATGCCCTCTACATTAGAGGAATCTTCTGAAGAGCAAGTAGTGTTTGAGCTGGAGTCGCTTACCACTCGTGTTGAGGAGGCAATGAATGTTAGAGGACTGCAGGGAGGAGAGGAACATGACAGGGATGCTGACCAATCGCCAGTCATCATACTTGAAAAGTTCCCCGCCTCTAGGCAAACGGCGACGGCTGACAAGGAGCCATGCCTGATGACATTGATGAACAATCACAGCCAG GGTTTGGATcacatttctgaaaatgaaGCCCCTGGGAGCCAGGAGATCAAGGTTGAAGAGAACATGTCAGAGCCACCACTGGTCGCACCTACCTGTAAGAACAGACAGAGTTCAAGTGTGCAGCCACAGCACCATCGTGATATAAGAACTGTTCTGGTGAAGGAGGAGAGCAGCCTCGTGCTAAATGAGGCTCAGGACACGCAGGCTAGCAGACACATCCGGTGGAACGTGGAGCCAGTCAACATTGAAAACACCTCCAGTCCAT TAATGGAGAATGTGGAGACAACAAGGAAGGAAGGTTGTGTCACCCCGGAGTTCTACACCAGCCAGTGTATCTTCTACCCagtaaaggaggaggagagggaggttCTACTGGGAGCTGTTCAGACCAACAGTGGGGATTTAATAACGGGGACACCCAGTGATGCCCAGCAGACGAAACATCAAGCAGCAGATGGTAATTTAA ATGAAGGGAGCCCTTCTGCACTAGACTACCAGGAAATGAGAGTGAGAGGACTATTGTCCGAACCAGGGGTCAGTGACTTTGCAGATGGACAAG CTGAGGCAGACGCTGAGTGGCAGCATCCACAAGAACTCCAGGACTTTCTCCTCCAGAGTTCTGATGAAGAGGACGTGGGTGGTTTTGAATTGTCTGATCCTCAGCTTGACTCAGAAGCAGAAGTAATGGCCTATTTCTACaagaaccaaaaaaacagcGCATGGCAACCagttgaaatgtcagaaaa TTTGCCAACTTCAACGAGCCAGCTCCAAACACcaagagagggaaacagagagCCCATTGACTACTTTGCCAAGTATTTTGGATGGGATACCTGGGTAGAAATTGCCCATTGCACAAATAAACTATCCACTATGCCCAAACCTTTCACAGCCAGAGAGGTTGCTTGTTTTGTTGGCATCCACATTGCAATGGGAACTTTAAAG TTTCCCAGTCCAAGGCTCTACTGGGAGGACTTGACTAAGGTGCCCTTGATTTCCGACGCCATGCCATTTTCCCGTTTCCTCGAGCTGTCTCGCATGTTGAAGCTTGCCTCTCCTGTAAAGGATCCAGTGAATAGTAACGTTCAAGAAGGAAGACACGATAGTGACTTTCAAAATGCACAGCAAGGTAAAACGCTTTCAAGCAGGCAAAGTGAAGTTTGTCAACGCAGTGACGGGCAGAGGCGAGGGGACACGCCAACTGACCTGAACAGttcaaaaacagagacagatcCCCTGTGGAAGGCTCAGCCATTATTGAGCCGTTTCAAAGCAGGGTGCCAGTCACTAAGACGAGAGGGGGATTATGCAGTTGACCAATATCCACTTCCTTTGACTGGGAAGATAAACAATAAGAAACTATCTCTTAACTGTACTACATTGATTGGATTTGGCGGTTTGCTCTTACATGTGGATCTTAAGTTGGGTCTGCCGGGCAAAGAAGATGCTGTCGAAAAAATGGTTCCCAAAGGTAGTATGGTGTTTCTTTGCAAACAGGAACTCTCCACCCCTGCTATGCTCGACCGGTTGTTAGTTGCCGGGGTTCATGGTGCAGGAAGGGTAGGAGGAGCCCGAGGACAGATCGGGGATGAGTTTGTAAGCTCAGACGGGAAGCTGATGTTGCGCAGATCCCACTGTGGCTTCATACTGTCTACCGCAGGAAATGGCCAGAGGGACATGGCTTCACTCATTGACAACTTTGAGATGGCCCAGATGTCAGCTCATCTCAACAGAGATTTGCTGAATCTTTACTCTATCCCTCTCACTGCCTCGGCCCCATCCTGCTGGCCTCAAGCGGTACTCTGGTACCTAACAGATCTGGCTTTGGTCAACTCCTGGCTCTTACATAGACAGGAACACGCGGCAGCGTCTGCACCTTTGACTCTCATGGCCTTCAGGCTGGAGGTGTCCAAGTCGTTGATACTCTCCAGCGGCTCTGACACCCAGGACTCAGTTTCTTCTCAACCCCCCAAAGATACAGCTCATGCAACAAATGAAACCCCCAATCCCAGCCTGGTTGAGGAGAGTCCTCTGCCAGATGCAGACACTCGGTACGACGGTTCGGGCCACTGGCCAGAGCAACTCGGGGAGGGAGAAGGGGGCAGATGTCGCTTCGGGGACTGTCAGAGAACATCTCGAGTGCTATGTCTTAAGTGctgtgtctttctttgtatCTCACGCAACCACAACTGCTTTTTGAATTTCCATAACCAAGGGAGTTTGGGAAAAGAGTAG